In one Mucilaginibacter ginsenosidivorax genomic region, the following are encoded:
- a CDS encoding glycoside hydrolase family 43 protein yields the protein MNFKLKKALRYSITALGFLLLTSLAAPVKAQNTGEGAYIFTYFKNNGEDGLHLAYSYDGLKWAALNQDSSVLKPKVGVDRLMRDPCVIKGPDGLFHMVWTVSWKERGIGYASSPDMIHWSEQQFIPVMAHEPLAQNCWAPEIIYNQADQSYMIYWATTIPGRFPETDEEGEKNHRIYYVSTRDFKTYTKACLLYDPGFNVIDATIQKDGNRYVMFLKNETKKPVTEKNIRVAFSKYLTKDYSNASEPITGKYWAEGPTAVKIDNEWVVYFDKYTDHQYGAVKSADLKNWTDVSNQLKLPEGIRHGTVLAVSKAALKLLVSHFNQNNK from the coding sequence ATGAACTTTAAATTAAAAAAAGCCTTACGTTACAGTATAACTGCGTTGGGATTTCTTTTACTAACAAGTTTGGCGGCTCCGGTAAAAGCTCAAAATACAGGAGAAGGAGCCTATATCTTCACTTATTTTAAAAATAACGGTGAAGATGGGCTGCATCTTGCCTATAGTTATGACGGCCTGAAATGGGCTGCTTTAAATCAGGACAGTTCCGTTTTAAAACCTAAAGTCGGAGTGGATAGGCTCATGCGTGATCCCTGTGTCATTAAAGGACCTGACGGACTTTTCCACATGGTGTGGACGGTGAGTTGGAAAGAACGGGGGATAGGTTATGCTTCATCCCCGGATATGATCCATTGGTCGGAACAGCAGTTCATACCGGTGATGGCGCACGAACCGTTGGCGCAGAATTGCTGGGCTCCTGAGATCATTTATAACCAGGCTGATCAAAGTTACATGATCTACTGGGCGACAACCATCCCCGGCAGGTTTCCTGAAACTGATGAAGAAGGGGAAAAAAATCACCGGATCTATTATGTTTCAACGCGGGACTTTAAAACCTACACCAAGGCATGCCTGTTGTACGACCCCGGTTTTAATGTAATTGATGCCACCATTCAAAAAGATGGCAACCGTTATGTGATGTTCCTGAAAAACGAAACCAAAAAGCCGGTAACCGAAAAGAATATTCGCGTAGCATTTAGCAAATACCTTACAAAGGATTATAGTAATGCCTCTGAACCGATAACTGGTAAATACTGGGCAGAAGGACCAACCGCAGTTAAGATAGATAATGAATGGGTGGTTTATTTTGATAAGTATACAGACCATCAATATGGGGCTGTTAAGTCTGCAGATCTAAAGAACTGGACAGATGTATCCAACCAATTGAAGCTGCCCGAAGGTATCCGACATGGTACGGTGTTAGCTGTGAGCAAGGCGGCACTGAAGCTATTGGTGAGCCATTTTAATCAGAACAACAAATAA